The Sphaerodactylus townsendi isolate TG3544 linkage group LG11, MPM_Stown_v2.3, whole genome shotgun sequence sequence AGTCACTAGGAGAAAACCTCTTTGTACCAAGTTTGACCTTACAACGGTGACAAACGTTCTTTTGTGCAAATGGTTATATAGAGAATCATCCTTGCCGATAAGAAACACTGGAGtaatttttaaatgctttaaCATCACTTATTTACGTGCTctatttttttttggcaaaaacaaagcatttgatttcccccccccctataAAATTGTTTTTGAAAGCCTTTCAAAGGCTTGAGTCATGGCACACCAACTTGTTTTCTTCCTTAGGCGTGAAAGACAGAGTGCCAGAATGGAACAGAGATGGTGTTTCTTGGATACCAATAAGAAATGAGCATCTCAATAGCCTGAGCTTCAGAAGCACCTTGTGTGTTCCCTGTTTTCTAGCCAAAGATTTCTTCCCTTCATTGCATTTTGTTTAGGTGGACGGGGGAAGAGGAAGGTGTAGGGGAAAAGGATAATAGTAGAAggcaaatgaaatgaaagaggagacagtcagaagggaaaggaaggaaggaaggaaggaaggaaggaaggaagaaagaaagaaagaaagaaagaaagaaagaaagaaagaaagaaagaaagaaagaaagaaagaaagaaagaaagaaagaaagaaagaaagaaagaaagaaagaaagaaagaaagaaagaaagagggatagaCGGTTATTGAAAATTAAGCATGCCAAATGCTTCAAGCTGGAATAAACCATGCCTGAAAGAACCTGAGCATTGCAGAAtgtttttgttttccagaaaGGGTTTTGGAATTAATAGACTTTttgccactgatttttttaagtactgcatttaaaaatgtaatctttAATTCCACTATGTTGAAATCTCTACCTTTGTCTCTGATtacaatttttcttttctctgcagagACTGGCTCGGAAGATATTGACATACTTCCTAACGGCCTGGCTTTCATTAGCTCTGTGAGTTCTGCTGCTCTTGAGtttccctgcccccagccctgcAGAAGGATTTGTACTAAGAAAGAGAAAGGCTGCCAATTGCAGCGTGTATCTGTCTCTAGTTTGTAATTTGATGGAACCCACTGCAGCACAGTTGCAGGCTGAGGGCTGAAAGGGGCAAGAATTGGGTCCTTGGGTCAGTTAAGTTGTTAAATTTTGTCTTTTGGGGAGTCAGTGCTGGGGTGGATTTAGCCGGTGGGCAACAGGTGAAGCTGCCCTGGGAAGGTCAGCCTATCACCCAGCCTGCCTCCCTGAAGAGGGCAAAAAGAAGAGCTGCTTCCACCCACCTGATCCGGCAGCAGCGATGGTTTCTTCCTACCTGACATAAGGCGAGGTTCAAACGTTGCTGGGCCAAAGCAGTGAGGTGATGGCAATGATTCTGGAACCCAACCTGGGACTTTTGCCCCAGGGCCCCAGAATCATTATGAAAGCACCCAAGTCAGTGCTGTGTATGCCTTTGTGACTCAAATTCATCAGATTGGACTGATGTTCTTCAAAGATCCCATGACGACTCATGCCTGTGCTTTTCTGTGGACTGTGGAATTCTCCACTCAATCATTTGTCCTCAGGGACAAAGTAGTTCTGTTGTGAAGGcaaattatttgtttgttgtgaATATCCAGCAGCAGAAGAGGCAAAGACCagcagagttccaaagaactgctaGAGTCTTGGGCTACCTAACTGACTGATATTAGAAGTCTGCGATACTATGGGAGGGGATTTTCATATCCCTAGAGACTTTTCCTCATTCTTTCCTTGAACATAAATGGCCTTATTAATGTGCTTACGCTAAAGGCATCAAGCGTGTTTGCATCATCCAGAGGCAAATTGTTGATCTCCTCAAACATGGTGGAATATAACTGCTGTGTGATAAGAGACCTAAAATCATAgaggagaatcatagagttggaagagaccacaacagccatcaagtccaaccccctcccatgcaggaatacacaaagcacccctgacagatggccatccatccagcctctgtttaaaaacctccaaagaaacagactccaccacactctgaggcagtgtattctactgttgaatagcccttattgtcaggaagttcttcctaatgttgaagtggaatctcttttcctgtaccttgaatccattactccgtccTTGTCCTAGccgcagaagcagcagaaaacaagcattgtcttcaacatgacatcccttcaaatatttgaacatgactatcatgtcaccccttaacctttccttctccagactaaatttacccagctccctaagtctctccctaAGTAGGgaatggattctagaccttttaccattttgatcaccctcctctggacctgttccagcttgtcaatatctttcttgaattgtggtgcccagaactggacaacgtattccaggtgaggtctgaccagtgcagacaGAGAGGTATGATTACATCCCTCGACCTAGACACTATACTGCTACTGAtatagcccagaattgcattggctcttggctgccgtatcacactgctgattcactttgtggtttactaagactcTCAAATCCtattcacatgtactgttgtcaagccaggtgtcacccatcttatatctgtgcatttcatttttttctacctaagtgtaatatcttacatttatcttttttgttagttttgttagttttggtccagctctctaatctgtccagatcattttgaattttgaccctgtcctctgaggtattagctactcctcctaatttggtgtcatctgcaaatttgattagtatgccttctattccatcatccaagtcactgataaaaatattgaatagcactaggcccaggacagaaccctgtggcatcccactagtcGCTtccctccaggatgaagatgagccattagtGAGCACCCTTTATGTTTGGTCAGTCAGCCAATTACAAATCTATccaacagtagcattgtctagcccacattttgcTAGCTTGCATGCAAGAATATCTTGGGGCACCTGGTCAAACCCTTTACTAAAATCCTGGTAttctatgtccacagcattccctttgtctaccaagcttgtcactctgccaaaaaaagagataggattagtctggcatgaattgtttttgagaaaaccatgttgattttcagtgatcacagcattcccttgtaagtgcttacagactgttcgtttaatgatctgctctagcatctttcctggtattgatgtcagactgatGATTGTTTGGGActtgtttttccccccctttttgaagatggggacaatatTAGCCCtcttccagtctgctgggacttctgttctccaagagttctcaaagatgatagcaagtggttctgagattttCTCCTTTATTTGGTTTTAAAGGGTTTGAAATACCCTGGGTTACCGAGCTTTGCACCAGATAAAAGAGGACAAATACTGCTGATCGATTTAAATGAACAAAATCCTCGACCAGTAGAGGTCAGAATCAGCCGTGGATTCGATCTGGCATCTTTCAACCCTCATGGAATCAGCACCTACATTGGGGATGGTGAGTAGAATGTCAATTAGAAAAAAATTGCAGAATTGGAACACGTCACTTAATGTTCCTAGTCCTCCTGTGCTAAACTCTCCTGCTAGAATCAATGACACTTCAAAAGCTCTTAATGTTggctcctagggttgccagtgtcTATACATAAAACCTCTATTAATGCTTCTGTCTTTTTTAGGCCTGTTGGCAACACTGTTGTCTGGGAACCAtggttttaacacacacacacacacatacacacacacattctcattcactcactcattcCCCGTGTTGTCTGTGTGGAGAGCTGGCTGTCAGGTCATCTCTCTTGAGATTTCTCTGCCCATTTAAAAGACTGTAGTCCCAGGGATGTGTCTCAGTCCTATGCAGATTCTGAAGGTCCGCATTAGAGCAGACGAGAACAGGAACTGGTGAGACGAATGGGCAGGAGAAAGAATGGCTGTTTGTATCTTCGACTTGTTCATTAGACTTTAAGGAGCATGGCAGATCTCCAAGTTGTGGTCTAGAAACCTCACCTGTGTGGGATGTTCTCATAGCTTCTGATTATCATGAAAATAGAAGCACTGTTTGGATCTTTCTGCTGCCTGAGACACTGGTCCTGACCTTTCTCTCAGTTTGAATAGGGCTTCCCTAAAATATTGCTGCCCCAAATAGTGGCTTCTACATATTCTGATGTGTGCAAAGCCTTTGTGCTTTCAGAGGTAAAGCAACAATTTCACATTTTTGCACAGGATGTCTGGGGTTTTCTATAATAAGCACAGGGATTTGTTAGGGTAGATCCAAGGAAGATAGATCTGTAGATTTACCttcttttatttatgcatttgtatggtacttttctccccaaagggaccAAGAGTTGATTACAGAACAATACCaaaatataattgaacaactgattaaaaaaacaacagcccatAATGGGTTACTCTGATCAGCCACTGAGTATCCTGACACTGgccaagagaaggaggaggaggagggatttatatctcccctttctctcctgtaaggaggctcaaaggggcttacaaactcctttcccttcccccctcacaataaataccctgcgaggtaggtggagctgagagagctctgaagaattgtgactagcccatggtcactcagctggcatgtgttggagtgcacaagctaatctggttcaccagattagcttccacagctcaagtggcagagcggggaatcaaacccagttctccagtgcattctcttaaccaccacacgaCGCTGCTCAAATAACAGTTGCCATCTGACTCTTCCCCTTTGTGCCAATGACCCTGCTCCAGGCTAAGCACCTGCAAGCAGCAGAGGAACACACTCAGCCCACATCGTATCTGTTGCTAGGGTACCCTTATGGGATTGTGACAAGGGGAACTGTTTGTACTTCTCGGATACAGTAGGAGGTTGAAGGGATAATGTTGAGAACtgctttactttaaaaaaaaaacaaaggtcATTCAGACTTTCTCATGGACTTTGTCATACTcactttatttttcccctcaCTGTCCCTAGATGATTCCGTGTACCTCTTTGTTGTGAACCATCCACAGTACAAGTCAACAGTGGAGCTATTTAAATATGTGGAGGATGACAATTCTCTTGTGCATCTTAAAACCATCAAGCATGAACTTCTGCAAAGGTATATAATAGATCTGTTCTCTTTTCATTGGGGATTGCAGAATAATTGAGAACACATTTTGTAAATTGCACTGAGCATTTGCATAACCTCTCCATGCATTATTTCAAGTCCTGAAGCTGTTAAGCACCAAAACTGGAGCAGTTCCAGACAGCCAGACTATATCCAGTTGTCTGTCTGTTTTATTTATAGAACAGTCTGTGAACAAGTGTTTGTCACATTAGATCACTTCAGTGTACCCTCTGCTACCACTGATACACATCTCTggatttcttctttcccttttcctgcagTGTGAATGATATTGTGGCTCTGAGCCCTGACAGTTTCTATGCCACCAACGATCATTATTTCACAGGACAATACCTAATGATGTTAGAGATGTTTCTGGGTTTGACGTTGACAAACGTGATTTACTACAGCCCAAAAGAAGTCAAGGAAGTGGCATCAGGATTTTATTCTGCCAATGGAATTAATATTTCTCCAGATGGACAGTAAGTTTGCAACAGGCTGCTTTGCTTATGCTCTGCAAAGGCATGGATGTGCAAACTGTGGTTAAGAGTACAATCCCAAACAGAATTACATCATCCTAAATCCATGggcttaaaaggatgtaactctgcttaagatggtaGAGGACTGTAGAGGTCTTCCTGGGCATGTTTTGGTTCCAGGACTAAGCTCATTTTCTTTGTTGGTGGATTCTGACTCATCTTCACTCTCAAGAGTTtaaacattttccccttccatCATAACCTCCCAACTGAGATATGAAGTACAAGAAGGCAGAATGTTCTTCCATGTTCATTTGGATGTTTTATGAT is a genomic window containing:
- the LOC125441118 gene encoding serum paraoxonase/arylesterase 2-like codes for the protein MGKVLALALVGLVAALLGERLLRFRERMSASHELKPKRLPNCHLIKGIETGSEDIDILPNGLAFISSGLKYPGLPSFAPDKRGQILLIDLNEQNPRPVEVRISRGFDLASFNPHGISTYIGDDDSVYLFVVNHPQYKSTVELFKYVEDDNSLVHLKTIKHELLQSVNDIVALSPDSFYATNDHYFTGQYLMMLEMFLGLTLTNVIYYSPKEVKEVASGFYSANGINISPDGQYVYVADVQGLNIHVFEKHANFSLTPLKVLQLDTLVDNISVDPYTGDIWVGCHINGFKVFFYDPEDPPGSEVLRIQDILSEKPAVSQVYVDDGSVIQGSSVATVYGKKLLIGTVFHRALSCEL